A section of the Penaeus chinensis breed Huanghai No. 1 chromosome 17, ASM1920278v2, whole genome shotgun sequence genome encodes:
- the LOC125034161 gene encoding protein EFR3 homolog cmp44E-like, protein MEKIRIANNTFTENAGAGRGGTFIPTKPAPSTKQQMLFQLLQGMTQISDTQDNHQNEGEKEPHELAEMCLRELVSRATYGKIHNVIKPLLIHLDYEGLWVNNSFAVQVFKIVMYSIQAQYSITVIELLMAHLNEKSSEPAQIRTGIADVLSKVIPIAAGECIGPSVIEIINSLLEHIRSSVVGGVSGKESSAEKMYQETLIHALGEYANHLPDYQKIDSMVFILNKVPGSDRVDDGGSQRPEAEVKLQHLLLKSLLKVGTKYTTVQYSTTFAQSFLVRLMRLSVSSDAEVRLTVQQILHTLIDRHQNIEKLAKPTLEVSRLGLTMSKPVRQDVNFWKKSGNEIMLSIQENCEFSNNRLVNIEAIYATLMLLMAEIRSDDVMVDILRVLFHVQGVAQNGTVSGPQGIQLQALVASVMVVISHLVPTLKDHVAAVIKKRSDEAPHLLPEILASYESGLPCCDLPEDLLFDHSQVLDLLANTK, encoded by the exons atggaaaaaataagaatTGCCAACAACACCTTTACAGAAAATGCAGGAGCAGGCAGAGGAGGGACTTTCATCCCTACCAAGCCAGCCCcttcaacaaaacaacaaatgcTCTTCCAACTCTTGCAGGGAATGACCCAGATCAGTGACACCCAAGACAACCACCAGAATGAGGGTGAGAAGGAGCCACATGAACTGGCGGAAATGTGCCTGAGGGAGCTGGTTTCTCGGGCAACTTATGGCAAGATACACAACGTCATCAAGCCTTTGCTGAT CCATTTAGACTACGAAGGACTGTGGGTCAACAACAGCTTTGCTGTGCAGGTCTTCAAGATCGTCATGTACTCCATACAG GCTCAGTACAGCATCACAGTGATAGAGCTCCTGATGGCACACCTCAATGAGAAGAGCAGCGAGCCGGCGCAGATAAGGACAGGCATCGCAGACGTGCTTTCCAAGGTGATTCCAATCGCTGCGGGAGAATGCATAG GCCCTTCGGTCATTGAGATCATCAACTCCCTGCTGGAGCACATCCGCTCCTCGGTGGTGGGTGGAGTGAGCGGAAAGGAGAGCTCAGCTGAGAAGATGTACCAGGAGACGCTAATCCATGCTCTAGGAGAATATGCCAACCACCTGCCTGACTATCAGAAGATCGACTCCATGGTCTTCATCCTGAATAAG GTGCCGGGTAGTGACCGAGTGGACGATGGAGGTTCACAGCGACCTGAGGCAGAGGTTAAACTTCAGCATCTGCTCCTCAAGTCACTTCTCAAG GTCGGAACCAAGTACACGACGGTGCAGTACTCAACCACCTTTGCACAGTCTTTCCTGGTTCGTCTCATGCGCCTCTCCGTCTCGAGTGACGCCGAGGTCCGTCTCACGGTGCAGCAAATTCTCCACACACTCATTGACCGCCACCAGAACATTGAGAAGCTTGCCAAACCAAC CCTTGAGGTGAGTCGACTGGGCCTGACAATGAGCAAGCCGGTGCGTCAAGACGTCAACTTCTGGAAGAAGTCTGGCAACGAGATCATGCTCTCCATCCAAGAGAATTGCGAGTTCAGCAACAACCGCCTGGTCAACATTGAGGCCATTTATGCCACCCTCATGCTGCTCATGGCCGAAATTCGCTCAGATGATGTCATGGTGGACATCCTGAGGGTTCTGTTCCATgtgcag gGCGTGGCACAGAATGGCACAGTGAGTGGACCGCAGGGCATCCAGCTGCAGGCGCTGGTGGCAAGCGTGATGGTGGTCATCTCCCACCTGGTGCCCACGCTCAAGGACCACGTGGCAGCAGTCATCAAGAAGAG gtCCGATGAGGCGCCACACCTGCTGCCCGAGATCTTGGCCAGCTACGAGTCGGGCCTGCCCTGCTGCGACCTCCCAGAGGACCTGCTGTTCGACCACTCCCAGGTCCTTGATCTTCTGGCCAACACGAAGTGA
- the LOC125034127 gene encoding translation initiation factor IF-2-like, producing the protein MTCPTDLCDIDSLLDDLVDFISDYAHAPAASPSVVVQDLAPAAPVASPFAVVQDLAPAAPVASPFAVVQDLAPAAPVASPASPFTAPDRPVVVQLLYDANDKPLALLDGPMGMQLFGVSPATGVAVGQAPQQECQQKSQEKERQGARPGGRSGRQRRREAKRKLYEMEEPFEDEEQERKRLNAINAKRHRDMKREQLNALESQLEAEQQGRAAVESKMNTLAGEVEVLRLENEQLKSLESQLEAEQQGRSAVESKMNALASEVEALRRENEQLKAKVEAFETQAVKTQPPAILWNFIDNFSI; encoded by the exons ATGACGTGCCCAACGGATTTGTGTGACATCGACAGCTTGTTGGACGACCTGGTCGACTTCATCTCCGACTACGCCCATGCACCAGCTGCATCGCCATCTGTCGTGGTCCAGGATTTGGCGCCAGCTGCGCCAGTTGCGTCGCCATTTGCCGTGGTCCAGGATTTGGCTCCAGCTGCGCCAGTTGCGTCGCCAT TTGCCGTGGTCCAGGACCTGGCTCCAGCTGCGCCAGTTGCGTCGCCAGCCTCCCCCTTCACGGCGCCCGACAGACCCGTGGTGGTGCAGCTGTTGTACGACGCGAACGACAAACCACTCGCGCTGCTAGACGGCCCCATGGGCATGCAGCTGTTTGGCGTGTCCCCGGCAACGGGCGTGGCCGTGGGCCAGGCTCCCCAGCAGGAGTGCCAGCAGAAGAGccaagagaaggagaggcaaggcGCGAGGCCAGGCGGCCGGAGCGGCCGGCAGCGCCGAAGGGAAGCCAAGCGCAAGCTGTACGAGATGGAAGAGCCCTttgaggacgaggagcaggagaggaagcgGCTGAACGCCATCAACGCCAAGAGGCACCGAGACATGAAGAGGGAACAGCTGAATGCGCTGGAGAGCCAGCTGGAAGCCGAGCAGCAGGGTCGGGCGGCAGTGGAGAGCAAGATGAATACTCTGGCGGGCGAGGTGGAGGTCCTGCGGTTGGAGAACGAGCAACTGAAGTCGCTGGAGAGCCAGCTGGAGGCCGAGCAGCAGGGTAGGTCGGCTGTGGAGAGCAAGATGAATGCTCTGGCGAGCGAGGTGGAAGCCCTGCGGAGGGAGAACGAGCAGCTGAAGGCCAAAGTGGAAGCTTTCGAGACACAGGCAGTGAAGACGCAGCCACCGGCCATCTTGTGGAACTTCATCGACAACTTCTCCATCTGA
- the LOC125033948 gene encoding uncharacterized protein LOC125033948, whose protein sequence is MSDSSSPDPAASPSDADLRRRRRRRLLQMGARDCFPPVCSDSDDDWYEEMRMRAMIRGDSWGRRMWMPPRAVLPEPQEEEAEGADGLVELGRVPSDARLFEAKEKMENGEIATRFVLQMPSFVPPELLGNSSTELGPSAANCYNLLMADVSGSMMSYWPAVISGWNTSIAPKLRGRTDIYVFGTTVELRRTGTELKQSDFTSGQTDLTGALQTIVDKVYTCKEKYVKVFIITDGDHNQTYESPDTVISLMREPKGKVCDVYLLGAGDSFPVQYSVNIRSRLHNGSANLPTLFWAEDHTDVENQMNAISKSLASMNERSLKLSVPGWKLPGTKSTQNFHILEWVYFPEDPEKHGSLKVSLNKYVCQLALERTKITTDILSKVMRQWNSVAVQFHNVRKRIPSDLLPFMERLFYTNLQMGIEGHSVAARLARVNAKTIEVEFRTNMNKIKEILTTEKHSDALRLAQNILSTTVTAGKYEVKSLQLKGHTELDYGKDCQEFKNVFQTKKAELMAVTVTPEECCRITMSSTISDLQDEDFLQMLSLNKYEFLKHFTMSGIPVFSPTRDSVSLNPWSYNITRILKSPYTTLSQVAIESYASNKEPGARHKDIKLKEDDDNTHFNAVIPVFSPEVAKVMEPLVQTRLYAMCVTFAILKNPHIIEFNIHIAALATCWVRILYEYPEVPRPEYVRLREESIFATASLYMKRKGNVDYCKLLTEDTPQALMTESSVKINKRSVKCESLIKPMFMLYFLKQSEELEMVEVAKIVRLILVEFVGRNLSHIRNSKKNNTPYTDFFVAVLKDEDKKKEFLERYAEKVKSTIDERDSSAAFPLSKFYTLEEVQKEAKKKSIVQMRAVRENLALPVRVCMDKVERLFNVSLAGAVSWRTLRTYAREMGLPSDVVEDLFAEKSAFVYTQHALRYSSSKERLSAKIDSYDDAFSYVMKQVEMENVKNLVNTLLNNMVSSYQSAWLTEYYQAHSDVVRPMSKEQILAEAAARGIEVTAANFDQVYRKYRPHLGLLSNACQCPSCPFFLQPNKKYNQHAIVERRKSTLFPHGFHQVAYNCREGGLKNAISEFQTGTYRKHKGQGKPVSKDAITPLLQDMEQLTVTYSRAK, encoded by the exons ATGTCGGACTCCAGCTCGCCCGACCCGGCCGCCTCGCCCTCCGACGCGgacctgaggaggaggaggaggcgaaggctcCTCCAGATGGGGGCCCGCGACTGCTTCCCCCCGGTGTGTTCCGACTCGGACGACGACTGGTACGAGGAGATGCGAATGAGGGCCATGATCCGCGGAGACTCCTGGGGAAGGCGCATGTGGATGCCGCCGCGCGCGGTCTTGCCGGAaccgcaggaggaggaggccgagggcgCCGACGGCCTCGTGGAACTCGGACGCGTGCCCAGCGACGCCAGGCTCTTCGAGGCCAAGGAGAAG ATGGAAAATGGCGAGATCGCGACCCGCTTCGTGCTGCAGATGCCGTCCTTCGTGCCCCCCGAGCTTCTGGGCAACTCCTCCACAGAGCTGGGCCCTTCGGCGGCCAACTGCTACAACCTCCTGATGGCCGACGTGTCCGGATCGATGATGTCGTACTGGCCAGCCGTCATCTCGGGCTGGAACACCTCCATCGCGCCCAAGCTGAGGGGGCGCACAGACATCTATGTCTTCGGCACTACCGTCGAACTGCGGAGGACTGGTACTGAGCTGAAGCAGTCAGACTTCACCAGCGGTCAGACAGATTTGACAGGTGCCCTGCAAACAATCGTCGACAAAGTATACACCTGCAAAGAGAAATATGTCAAGGTGTTCATCATTACTGACGGGGACCACAACCAGACGTATGAATCTCCAGATACCGTCATATCGCTGATGAGGGAGCCGAAAGGTAAAGTTTGCGACGTCTATTTGCTGGGGGCTGGCGACAGTTTCCCCGTTCAGTACAGCGTCAACATCCGGTCACGTCTCCACAATGGCAGCGCCAATCTGCCGACACTCTTCTGGGCCGAGGATCATACAGATGTAGAGAATCAAATGAATGCCATCAGCAAAAGCCTTGCTAGCATGAATGAAAGAAGTTTAAAGCTTTCTGTCCCGGGCTGGAAACTGCCCGGCACTAAATCCACACAAAATTTCCATATTTTAGAGTGGGTCTACTTTCCAGAGGATCCTGAAAAGCATGGAAGTCTCAAGGTCTCTCTTAATAAGTATGTGTGTCAGCTGGCTCTGGAGCGCACAAAGATAACAACCGACATCTTGAGCAAGGTAATGCGCCAGTGGAACAGCGTGGCCGTCCAGTTCCACAATGTAAGGAAACGGATTCCTTCGGACCTGCTTCCCTTCATGGAGCGTCTCTTTTATACTAATCTGCAGATGGGAATTGAAGGACACTCTGTAGCAGCAAGGCTTGCACGAGTAAATGCCAAGACTATTGAGGTGGAATTCAGAACAAATATGAACAAAATCAAGGAAATCCTGACCACTGAGAAACACAGTGATGCCCTAAGATTAGCACAAAACATCCTCAGCACCACTGTGACTGCTGGCAAATACGAAGTCAAGTCCCTGCAGCTGAAAGGCCACACTGAGCTTGATTATGGAAAGGACTGTCAAGAATTCAAGAATGTGTTTCAGACGAAAAAGGCAGAGCTGATGGCCGTGACTGTAACGCCGGAGGAGTGCTGCCGCATAACCATGAGTTCAACCATCTCGGACCTCCAAGACGAAGACTTCCTCCAGATGCTGAGTCTGAACAAGTATGAGTTCCTCAAGCATTTTACCATGAGTGGCATCCCAGTGTTTTCGCCAACCAGAGACTCGGTTAGTTTAAATCCCTGGTCCTACAATATCACGAGGATACTTAAATCCCCGTACACCACCCTGAGTCAAGTGGCCATTGAGTCCTATGCCTCAAATAAAGAACCCGGCGCACGTCATAAGGACATCAAGctgaaagaggatgatgataatactcattTCAACGCTGTCATCCCAGTCTTTAGCCCAGAAGTTGCAAAGGTGATGGAACCTCTTGTGCAAACACGTCTTTATGCCATGTGTGTTACCTTCGCCATTCTCAAGAACCCTCACATTATAGAGTTCAATATACATATAGCGGCTCTGGCTACCTGCTGGGTGAGGATACTGTATGAGTACCCAGAAGTCCCACGGCCAGAGTATGTTCGCCTCCGAGAGGAGAGCATATTCGCCACGGCTTCACTGTACATGAAGAGGAAAGGCAATGTCGACTACTGCAAGCTCCTGACAGAGGACACCCCACAGGCACTGATGACGGAAAGCTCTGTGAAGATAAACAAACGTTCAGTCAAGTGCGAGTCTCTCATCAAGCCAATGTTTATGCTTTACTTCCTAAAGCAAAGTGAAGAATTAGAGATGGTAGAAGTTGCGAAGATTGTCCGGCTGATTTTGGTTGAATTTGTCGGGCGCAACTTGAGCCACATCAGGAACTCAAAGAAAAACAACACACCTTATACAGACTTCTTTGTGGCAGTGCTTAAggatgaagataagaaaaaggagttTTTAGAAAGGTATGCTGAGAAGGTAAAGTCGACAATCGATGAAAGGGACAGCTCAGCAGCCTTTCCTCTCTCAAAGTTCTACACACTTGAGGAAGTCCAGAAAGAGGCCAAAAAGAAGAGCATAGTGCAGATGAGAGCGGTCAGAGAGAACCTGGCACTGCCGGTGCGGGTGTGCATGGATAAGGTGGAAAGACTATTTAATGTGTCCCTTGCCGGAGCTGTCTCATGGCGCACCCTCAGGACCTATGCCAGGGAGATGGGCCTGCCCTCAGATGTCGTTGAAGACCTGTTTGCTGAGAAGAGTGCATTCGTTTACACTCAGCATGCACTGCGGTACAGTTCTTCGAAGGAACGTCTGTCAGCTAAGATCGACAGCTATGACGATGCCTTTAGTTATGTGATGAAGCAAGTCGAAATGGAAAACGTAAAAAATCTGGTAAACACGCTTCTAAATAACATGGTCAGCTCCTACCAAAGTGCCTGGCTGACTGAATACTACCAAGCCCACTCTGATGTGGTAAGACCAATGAGCAAGGAGCAGATTCTGGCGGAGGCTGCTGCCCGTGGAATCGAGGTCACAGCTGCGAATTTTGATCAAGTATACCGGAAATACCGCCCACATCTAGGGCTTCTGAGCAACGCCTGTCAGTGCCCTTCCTGCCCCTTTTTCCTCCAGCCAAACAAGAAGTACAATCAGCACGCCATCGTGGAGCGGCGCAAATCAACTCTGTTCCCTCACGGATTCCACCAAGTTGCATACAACTGTCGTGAAGGAGGCCTCAAGAATGCCATCAGCGAGTTCCAGACTGGCACCTACAGGAAACACAAGGGCCAGGGCAAGCCAGTGTCAAAGGACGCCATCACTCCCCTTCTTCAAGACATGGAACAGCTGACAGTCACTTATTCTCGAGCCAAGTAA